Sequence from the Candidatus Neptunochlamydia vexilliferae genome:
AGCAGAAGTTGATGGTGTCGTAAGGCATCGGCTTCCCGATCTCCGTTTCGGGAAGTTTCTTCAAGTAGGCGAGGGTGGCCCTTTTGAAGGCTTCTTTTGTTTTCTCCCCTTTCCGAATGGGGATAGCAAAGGAAATATCGTTGTCAACCGAGGTGATTTTTTGATCTCTATAGATGTAGTTGGGGGCTCTTCCATCTCCGGGACGGGTGAGGATCGCGAGGAGGAGGTTCCAGGTGTGGTTTTCGGGATCGAGGGGTGGGACCCCTTGTTTGAGGCGGGTATCGAGGTTTTCTCCTGGGACCGTTTGGGAGAGGAGGAGGGGGTAGGATTTGTCCCCTACGGTGAGGCGGGCGAGTTCGGTAGGTGGAGGCCCCTCCCCTGCTAGGCGGGAGGCGAGGTTATAGAGGGCATATTCCATGAGGGGATGGTGGGGCTTTTGTTTGAGATGGAGGTCGAGCTCTTGGGTTTGAAGGTGGCAGACGCCATGGGCGCTCCGGTAGTCGCTTTTGATGTTTCCCTGATTATCGAGAATTTTCGGGATGAGGATCTCTTTGAGGTAGCGGGTTCCAAGGGTGGGGGTTTGGATGGTGACGGGAGAGGGGTTTTCCTGGGTGAGGTGGCGCAAAGAGGTATGGAAGGCTTTTTCTTTGCGGAGGACCGACTGGCGGGTCCCATCCCGGTTAGGGATGGGGGATAGCTCTTCAAACAGGGCTTTTTTCCCTTTTTTGAGGAGGGTATCTAGGTAGAGTTCCCTTAAGGGCTCGAAGGTCATCCGCTCGGAAAGGGCCTGGTAATACCCTCGATGGGAGCCCCCTTTTTTCTCTAGGAGGGTGGTGATAAGGGTTTCGAGTTGCTGCTTGGCATTGAGCGGTTGGGAGAGGCTTTTCGAAAAGGGGGCATCGTGTTTTTTTATCTGTCCAAAGGCAGCGTCGAGTAAGGAGAGGTTTTGAAGGCTTTTTGCAAAGGGTGGGGCTTTTTGGGTATGGGTGTTAAAGACAAAATCGAGATGGGCGTAGAGGGGGCTTAGGATGAGAAAGTATCCCTTGGTAAGAAGCTCTTTTTCCCGAATAAGGGGAAGGGTCTCTTTTTGCTCTCCATAGCTTAGGTGGAGAGTGACCCGGAGATGGTAAAGCTTTTCGACCATTTCTTTTAAGAGGGAGTGGGTCAGCGGGTCGAAGATCTTTTTTTTATCGAGCCACTTGAGGATATCTAGGGTATTGGCTTCTGGACACCCGAAATAGAGGGCGAGATCGCCGATCAGGAGGAAGAGGGGCTGGACATAGTGCTCCTTGACGTTGATCGAGGGGAGGAGCCCTTTTTTCCAGCTTTTTGTGAAGTCTTTGAGCCGCTCTTTTAAGATCTGGGTGGCGCGCCGCTCCCCCACTGTTTGCCCCTGTTGAAGGGGGCTGTTGAGGATGGCATCGACCTCTTTTTTGTAGGCCTTAAAGAGCTCAGGGGTGCTGCTGTTTAAACTTTGGCTTCTAAGGAGGGTATGCTCCAAGCTGGCGGGGTCATAGAACCGGTCATGGCTTTTGGGCTTTTGGTAAGCGGCCATCTTTTTGGGGGTGTGGATCGTCCCGCTGGTGTAGGGATCTCCCCCACTGTCGATATGGAGTCCCGAGCGGTGTTTATTCCCTAGGGCGGTGAAAAGGGTCATGTGGCTGGCAGCGGTCTCGCCGAGTGAGGTGAGCTGCAGGTTGATCAGGAAGGCGAGGTTTTGGAAGTAGGTGCGATGGTTCTCATCTTCGATGAGAATCATCCACTCGAGATCGGAGTAGGGGCAGAGCTCTTCTCGAGCAAAGGAACCCATAGCCCGCAGGTCGTAGTGGCAGGGGGGAGCGCCGAGGATCGCAAAGGTATCTTTGAGGAAGATTTCCTCAAAGAAGGTGATGAATGCCTGTGTCCGCTTCTTCTGAAGAGCTCGAGTGGTTGGAGCTCCGAGCGATACAAATCGCTCCCGGTAGGCTTTAAGAGCGGTCCGGTACCGTTCGGTGATGTAGATGGGGTTTTGGGGAAAGGTCTCGTCGGTCAGCCCCTTGATCACCCGGTCGCTCAACGGGGCAAACCGCTCCACAGAGTCCCCTTGAACGGCATTGAGGACCTTTTGGGCCTGCGTATAGAGGGTTTTCAGATAGCCCCCTCCCCCAGGGTGGCACTGGTATTCCTTGAGCCGCTCGATCTCAACGAGGATCTTCTCAAAGGTCTTGGGGTCCCCCTTTCCCTTGCACTGCTCCAACCACTTTTTGTAGTGGTCGGTCTCGACCAGGTGCTTCTGGATAATCGGAATGAAGAGCGCGGAGGCTTTTTGATGCAAGGGCTTCAGAGCCCCCCGATCGAAGCGGGCGGCGAGATCGATCGCCTTGCTATAGTAGCGCATTGCAACAAGGGGCTGTTTAAAACCCCAGTACCTCTCAGCTGCTAGGCGGGCCAATGCCAGCTGCTCCTTCCCCTGACCGGGGCTCCGCTCCAGCAGTCGAGGGAGCCGCTCTCCCAAGAGCTTTTCAAAGTCCCCCTTAGAGAGCTTCGGGATCAGCTCAAGAATCAGAGTATAGAGGCGGCTCAGCTCCTTGGGACTATTCTCCTTCCGGACGGAAAGAAGAAGGGTATAGAGATTCTCGAGCCCCTTGTCGATCTTCCCCTCCTTTACGAGGGTTTCGGTTGCCTTCAGAAAGGGGAGGTTTAAAGCTAGATGGACCCTTCCAGCGAGCTTCTTGCTCATCTGAACATTGTTTTCCCTTAGGAAGGTCTCGATCTTCTCCTTGGCAAGGCCGGTCAGGGTTTCGTAACTGTGGCGAACCTGAGGGTTCAAAGAGCTCAAAGGACACTCCTGAGGGGTCGACGATTTGCCATAAAGAAGGGCCACGACCTTCCCTCCCCTGTCGTAAAATTCCAGGGAGTACTCCCCAAACGACTTTTTGCTGATTAACCGACTCGATACTGACATCTCTATCTCCATTTAACCAAAGTTACACTGATGGTTATTTCATATGTTTTTTTTCAATTGGACACAAATCTTCTAATAACTCCTGTACCGTATCTAACCTCAAGCCACTTCTGACGTGAAAGATCAATACCTTTATCAGAAAAGTTACCAACAGAAGCGTTCCATTCACCAATTTCCTCTTGACAACGAGTACATGTCCATGGATTATTACTATACAGCCTTTCTCCCGAGGCTATATGCTCCGTTAAGATCACTACTAATGCTTCAATCGTCTTGGGAATGTCATATAGACTCCCACTCTTTTGGCTTAAATTTTTAACCATTGCCTTGAGTACTGTGTAGGTTTTTGTTTGACTCTTTGGAATAATATCTCTACTCATAAGAACCCAGTAAGGATAAAACAGTTCTTGGTTTCCTAATTCCTTTTTTAAAATATCATTGTAGTAGTTATACTTTGCCTTATAACCACCTCCTTTTGGTCTGCTGATAAGCCGTTGAAGGGTGTTGAGAGTGAGGGGTAAACCATTGATTGTTTTAGGAACAAGTGTTAAAAGATGAGTTTCTCGAACCTTTTTTTTTCTCCATATAGGACAAGAGCTATTCAAAATTTCTTCAATATTTGGGGGCAAAGGAGGAACTTTTCCTACATCTCCGAAATACTTTTTCCATTTTTTTGGACCAAATGCCGTTTGCGGAACTGAAAAAAATACAGAAGCCAAGCTACTGCTTTTTTGGAAAGTTTTTATACTTCCTCGATTTTTCTGTAACTTTGCATAAATAACCTCTTCAATTTGTTTAGATAATTTATTTCCTAATAGCTCTAGATTAGTTATGGTATTGTTTTCTTTCAACGCTTCCACAATAGTACCAATCCCTTTTTCTGGAAGATCTGTATAGCAAAGGTATAGCTCTTTAAGGTTTGGGTAGTAAAGAATGAGGTCAACGATTACCTTTACCCCACTTATTTTGAGTGGGCAGTAGTTCATATTGATTTTTGTTTTACGTTCTTTGAGTTGACCGATAAGAGCCGAATACCCCTTTTTCCCTAATAGGGATCGATATGGAGCAAACCTTTGGTCAGTTATAGCTTTATTTATAAGGTTTAAATCAACCAAAGGAGATTTCGATAGATCAAGATGAGGAAGCGAACTAAAAAAAACACTGATCTTTAAAATTTTTAGCTTGGGATTATGGTCTGCTTTAAGGTATTTCAGAGAGTAAGACTGGATGCAAACCTCTTTTAGAGAATTGCAATGGGCAATATCAATGTTTTCAAGGAGTGGCAAGTTAAGTGAGATAAAAGTGAGTTCCTTACACTTACTAAGAGAAAGCTTTTGCAAAACCGGAGTTTTCTGATCAAGGCCTTTTAGAAGTCCAATAGAAGACCCTTTCAAATTAAGAACCTTGAGTTTGGAATGAAAAAAAAGGCTGAGATTTTTATGATTAAGTACTTCACAATTTTGCAAATGAAGATGTTTTAAGCGGTCTTTCTTGAATAGGAGTTCAAGGCTTTCAAGAAGGATTTGCTGCCTTTCAAAATCTCCTTTCATATGGGAAAAGTCTATACTAATTCCATCTTTGATACTTCCCACATTTTCATCGATAGGGTAAGCGAGGATCTCTTCCTTGGCTTTGGCTAAGGAGTAGACCTGTCCACTGACAATGGCGGAGTAGAGTGGAAAGGTGCCAAATGATTTCTGGTAGGCGCCTGCTGAGGTAAACGATTGGGTGAGGTTGGTATTAAGAGCGGTTTTAAGGCGGGCTTCAATGG
This genomic interval carries:
- a CDS encoding DUF294 nucleotidyltransferase-like domain-containing protein, coding for MSVSSRLISKKSFGEYSLEFYDRGGKVVALLYGKSSTPQECPLSSLNPQVRHSYETLTGLAKEKIETFLRENNVQMSKKLAGRVHLALNLPFLKATETLVKEGKIDKGLENLYTLLLSVRKENSPKELSRLYTLILELIPKLSKGDFEKLLGERLPRLLERSPGQGKEQLALARLAAERYWGFKQPLVAMRYYSKAIDLAARFDRGALKPLHQKASALFIPIIQKHLVETDHYKKWLEQCKGKGDPKTFEKILVEIERLKEYQCHPGGGGYLKTLYTQAQKVLNAVQGDSVERFAPLSDRVIKGLTDETFPQNPIYITERYRTALKAYRERFVSLGAPTTRALQKKRTQAFITFFEEIFLKDTFAILGAPPCHYDLRAMGSFAREELCPYSDLEWMILIEDENHRTYFQNLAFLINLQLTSLGETAASHMTLFTALGNKHRSGLHIDSGGDPYTSGTIHTPKKMAAYQKPKSHDRFYDPASLEHTLLRSQSLNSSTPELFKAYKKEVDAILNSPLQQGQTVGERRATQILKERLKDFTKSWKKGLLPSINVKEHYVQPLFLLIGDLALYFGCPEANTLDILKWLDKKKIFDPLTHSLLKEMVEKLYHLRVTLHLSYGEQKETLPLIREKELLTKGYFLILSPLYAHLDFVFNTHTQKAPPFAKSLQNLSLLDAAFGQIKKHDAPFSKSLSQPLNAKQQLETLITTLLEKKGGSHRGYYQALSERMTFEPLRELYLDTLLKKGKKALFEELSPIPNRDGTRQSVLRKEKAFHTSLRHLTQENPSPVTIQTPTLGTRYLKEILIPKILDNQGNIKSDYRSAHGVCHLQTQELDLHLKQKPHHPLMEYALYNLASRLAGEGPPPTELARLTVGDKSYPLLLSQTVPGENLDTRLKQGVPPLDPENHTWNLLLAILTRPGDGRAPNYIYRDQKITSVDNDISFAIPIRKGEKTKEAFKRATLAYLKKLPETEIGKPMPYDTINFCSILFTLNPHSKLDPTVIYTFCKLEPDFILKGWALDLQAKEKEYTSLFTPSETKKLYTEDPQQTFTPTLLFRKGEMATLCAQFHHLQETLPQLKNPTAQTLLSTLINLRPQDHSTSKIGPLIQSAYLSKQTTPQERLKQAVGRPLLQSHTSIGAQYACHGREVTDQEISKGLLSIAAAQKELLAYPTFKTIRAIRGGLEIDCSKLENDPEREALLLSSLKINLVRKYTTLRLLNCKTLSSATLAPFLHSRLKVLDLRGSALTTFDQLAQKAPNLEELNLSHCPHLQSIEIPKQEGSFFKSEVPAAPIPLLRLKKLHVSHCSSLTTLRLKAPRLTLFKRSATPSLKKVAIDGINLYDTLRLNQKELKAACLNRGIAHNKRSIERLASQSNLHTLDFSFSPITLEGGQVIAELLKKSPTITTLKLWHVEISPNAMKHIVEGVLTSKAITTFEPVGVPFHPDLEKMVREKLQKNRPTLPASKPPQVPQMAFGPKEWETYFGTVGQVPPLPPNIEEILNSPCPIWSGKKLRETHLLTLIPQTVNGTPLTLKTLQTLIEKPKGNGHATKYRYYYPTLKKDLGDKEVPDSYWILMSHDIIPNSRKKRYSDQKSLVKTLSQKSQKPYTLPKALEAAVTILMNHAHTKRRLYSDKPYTYTRCQETLSDGYPPAIGGFSAGGLVLNPNLAGESEYLGVGVVRKVPHGSG